The following coding sequences are from one Methanohalophilus halophilus window:
- a CDS encoding DUF2098 domain-containing protein — protein sequence MEHVETSDIDGHPLEKGMVARYLNTGTLGEIIDIKEDDEGTWALMNTTELYYRVDTLKVSGEKVGKRGEKEYSASDVKDYLLSQEEETSSGNLENVYQSTGGG from the coding sequence ATGGAACATGTAGAAACATCTGACATCGATGGACATCCCCTTGAAAAAGGCATGGTGGCGAGATATCTCAATACCGGAACCCTGGGAGAGATTATTGATATAAAGGAAGATGATGAAGGCACATGGGCCCTGATGAATACCACAGAGCTTTACTACAGGGTCGATACGTTAAAAGTATCAGGCGAAAAAGTAGGAAAAAGGGGAGAAAAAGAATACAGTGCCAGCGATGTCAAGGATTACCTGCTCAGCCAGGAGGAGGAAACCTCTTCAGGAAACCTGGAGAATGTATATCAGTCCACTGGAGGGGGCTGA